A portion of the Francisella uliginis genome contains these proteins:
- the rpsA gene encoding 30S ribosomal protein S1, translating to MSENFKELFEQSLKQTEMRIGKIIEATVVSLDKEFAMIDAGLKSESFIPVASLKNSDGELEVAVGDKINVVLEALDNSCGETRLSRDKAKKIELWDRIENAFENNETVLGKITNHVRGGYTMDVEGLRAFLPGSLVDTRPIKDVAHLEDKDIELKVVKIDTKRNNIVVSRKAVIEENNSGDRDAMLEKISEGTVLKGIVKNITDFGAFIDLGGVDGLLHITDISWSRISHPTDVLSIGQEIDVKVIKFDKEKQRISLGIKQLGEDPWLNIANELPVGAKLMGTVTNITDYGCFVKLKEGIEGLVHTSEMDWTNKNVNPHKAVSIGQEVEVIVLELDADKHRISLGIKQCRPNPWSEFDKNYKTGDKVTGKIRSITEFGVFIGLEGGIDGLVHISDVAWDNPAKAIKELKKGDEVEAVLVSVNTDLERIALSMKQLSEDPFKNFINIHPKGSLVKGTVAKVQENGAVVMLDEDNNIDGFIRIAEVSVDHTKDVRDELSEGQEVEARIINIDAKKRSIALSIKAVDEDNTAAGKSNYKVEQMTPTTLGDLIKEQLSKK from the coding sequence ATGTCAGAAAATTTCAAAGAACTATTTGAACAATCTCTAAAACAAACAGAGATGAGAATAGGTAAAATCATCGAAGCAACTGTTGTTAGTCTAGATAAAGAATTTGCAATGATTGATGCTGGTCTTAAATCAGAATCTTTCATCCCTGTAGCTTCTTTAAAAAATAGCGATGGTGAACTAGAAGTAGCTGTTGGTGATAAAATCAACGTTGTTCTAGAGGCTTTAGATAACAGCTGCGGTGAAACTAGATTATCAAGAGACAAAGCTAAGAAAATTGAGCTTTGGGACAGAATCGAAAACGCTTTCGAAAACAATGAAACTGTTCTTGGTAAAATCACTAATCACGTACGTGGTGGTTATACTATGGATGTAGAAGGCCTTAGAGCTTTCTTACCTGGTTCATTAGTTGATACAAGACCTATCAAAGATGTAGCACACTTAGAAGACAAAGACATCGAGTTAAAAGTTGTTAAGATAGATACTAAGAGAAATAACATCGTTGTTTCTAGAAAAGCTGTTATCGAAGAGAACAACTCTGGTGATAGAGATGCTATGCTAGAGAAAATCTCTGAAGGTACTGTACTTAAAGGTATCGTTAAAAACATCACAGACTTCGGTGCGTTTATTGATCTTGGTGGTGTTGATGGTCTATTACACATTACAGATATTTCTTGGAGCAGAATCAGCCACCCTACAGATGTACTATCTATAGGTCAAGAAATCGATGTTAAAGTAATCAAGTTTGACAAAGAGAAGCAAAGAATATCTCTAGGTATCAAGCAACTTGGTGAAGATCCTTGGTTAAATATTGCTAATGAGCTTCCTGTAGGTGCTAAGCTAATGGGTACTGTAACTAACATTACTGATTACGGTTGTTTTGTTAAGCTTAAAGAAGGTATCGAAGGTCTAGTTCATACTTCAGAAATGGATTGGACTAACAAAAACGTTAACCCTCATAAAGCTGTATCAATTGGTCAAGAAGTTGAAGTTATCGTACTTGAGCTAGATGCTGACAAGCATAGAATATCTTTAGGTATCAAGCAATGTAGACCTAATCCTTGGAGCGAGTTTGATAAAAACTACAAAACAGGTGATAAAGTTACTGGTAAAATCAGATCAATCACTGAGTTTGGTGTATTTATCGGTCTTGAAGGTGGCATAGATGGTCTTGTGCATATCTCAGATGTTGCTTGGGATAACCCTGCTAAAGCTATCAAAGAGCTTAAGAAAGGTGATGAAGTAGAAGCAGTATTAGTTTCTGTTAACACTGATCTTGAAAGAATTGCTCTTAGCATGAAGCAACTTTCTGAAGATCCATTCAAGAACTTCATCAACATTCATCCGAAAGGTTCTTTAGTGAAAGGTACAGTAGCTAAAGTACAAGAAAATGGTGCTGTTGTTATGCTTGATGAAGACAACAATATTGATGGTTTCATCAGAATTGCTGAAGTATCTGTTGATCATACAAAAGATGTTCGTGATGAATTAAGCGAAGGTCAAGAAGTAGAAGCTAGAATTATCAATATCGATGCTAAGAAGAGAAGTATAGCTCTTTCTATTAAAGCTGTTGATGAAGATAACACTGCAGCTGGCAAATCTAACTACAAAGTAGAGCAAATGACTCCTACTACTCTTGGTGATCTTATCAAAGAACAACTAAGCAAGAAGTAA
- the tadA gene encoding tRNA adenosine(34) deaminase TadA gives MSNDYEKHVFFMQKAYEQALLAYDANEVPIGAVVVDQNDQILAQAYNQTIALNDPTAHAEILALRKAAEQLNNYRLVNTKLYVTLEPCIMCFGALVQARVSELIYACDDIRVGVTSIQQLHQAKSFNHKFQIINGVMNQQCGELLRKFFKERRK, from the coding sequence ATGTCAAATGACTATGAAAAACATGTTTTTTTTATGCAAAAGGCTTATGAGCAGGCACTTTTAGCTTATGATGCCAATGAGGTACCCATTGGAGCGGTAGTTGTTGATCAAAATGATCAAATATTAGCTCAAGCATATAATCAAACTATTGCATTAAATGATCCTACAGCTCATGCAGAGATATTAGCTCTAAGAAAAGCTGCTGAACAGCTGAATAATTATAGATTAGTTAATACAAAATTGTATGTTACTTTAGAGCCATGTATAATGTGTTTTGGTGCTTTGGTTCAGGCAAGAGTTTCTGAATTGATTTATGCTTGTGATGATATTCGTGTTGGTGTTACATCAATACAGCAGCTTCACCAGGCTAAAAGTTTTAACCATAAATTTCAAATAATTAATGGTGTGATGAATCAGCAATGTGGAGAACTTTTAAGAAAGTTTTTCAAAGAAAGAAGAAAATGA
- a CDS encoding D-alanine--D-alanine ligase — protein MSKEKIVVLYGGDSPEREVSLSSGKAVLDSLVRQGYDAVGLDASSKELVSKLLELNPDKCFIALHGEDGENGRVSALLEMLGIKHTSSGMRSSVITMDKMISKEIWMHHRMPTPMAKVLTKKLVSEDEISFPVAVKPSNGGSSIATFKVKAIDELKPAYDEASKYGEVMVEQWITGKEITVAVVNDQVFSSIWIEPSNEFYDYESKYSGKSIYHCPSGLCQEKELEVRQLAKKAYDLLDCKGHARVDFIYDQGEFYIMEINSSPGMTANSLSPKSAAVEGINFDEFVKLIIEQAK, from the coding sequence ATGAGCAAAGAAAAAATAGTTGTTTTATATGGTGGAGATTCTCCTGAAAGAGAAGTGTCTTTGAGTTCTGGAAAAGCTGTGCTGGATTCATTAGTGCGTCAAGGTTATGATGCTGTGGGTTTAGATGCTAGCTCGAAAGAATTAGTATCAAAACTTCTAGAATTGAATCCTGATAAGTGCTTTATTGCTTTACATGGTGAAGACGGTGAGAATGGTAGAGTTTCAGCTTTATTGGAGATGTTGGGGATTAAGCACACTAGCTCAGGAATGAGATCTTCGGTTATTACAATGGATAAAATGATTTCTAAAGAGATCTGGATGCATCATCGTATGCCAACGCCAATGGCAAAAGTTCTTACTAAGAAACTTGTTAGTGAAGATGAAATAAGTTTTCCTGTAGCTGTTAAGCCAAGTAATGGTGGTTCAAGCATAGCTACGTTCAAGGTTAAAGCCATTGATGAGTTGAAACCAGCTTATGACGAGGCTTCTAAGTATGGCGAGGTAATGGTTGAACAGTGGATTACGGGTAAAGAAATAACGGTAGCTGTAGTTAATGATCAGGTTTTCTCATCTATATGGATTGAGCCGTCAAATGAGTTTTATGATTATGAGTCAAAGTATAGTGGTAAGTCAATATATCACTGCCCTAGCGGTTTATGCCAAGAAAAAGAGCTTGAGGTGCGCCAGTTAGCTAAAAAAGCGTATGATTTACTAGATTGTAAAGGGCATGCAAGAGTTGATTTTATTTATGATCAGGGCGAATTTTATATTATGGAAATAAACTCTTCTCCAGGTATGACAGCAAATAGTCTTTCACCAAAATCTGCAGCGGTAGAGGGTATCAATTTCGATGAATTTGTTAAATTAATAATAGAACAAGCAAAATGA
- a CDS encoding cell division protein FtsQ/DivIB, producing the protein MISAVRKLLILSLILLVLLSIAIYIVSKTDKEISRVDVVSNDGLVYISKQDLINKVDKLSSKEWFDVDTDSIENYLHSVKGVDYTLVKKVWPSTLVIYLYDHKPVAYWNNNEILLDNMDIITPQVFSYDGELPYIESSDKDNKDYIYETYQELNSIAKQNGTEIIKIYYSGNQFSLLFANDLKVVLGSKKLTSRLELFFKSYKKVKDYHSTEYFDMRYSDGFAVKYR; encoded by the coding sequence ATGATTAGTGCTGTACGCAAGCTTCTAATATTGAGTTTAATATTATTAGTGTTACTTAGTATTGCAATATACATTGTTAGTAAAACTGATAAAGAAATATCAAGAGTAGATGTTGTTTCTAATGATGGTTTGGTTTATATATCAAAGCAAGATTTAATAAATAAGGTTGATAAGCTAAGCAGTAAAGAATGGTTTGACGTTGATACAGATAGTATTGAAAATTATCTTCATTCAGTTAAGGGCGTTGATTATACTTTGGTAAAAAAAGTTTGGCCATCTACACTTGTTATATATCTATATGATCATAAGCCAGTAGCGTATTGGAATAATAACGAAATTTTATTAGATAATATGGATATAATTACTCCACAAGTTTTTAGCTATGATGGAGAGCTTCCTTATATAGAAAGTAGTGATAAAGATAATAAAGACTATATTTACGAAACCTATCAAGAGCTAAATAGTATTGCCAAACAGAATGGTACAGAGATAATTAAAATATACTATAGCGGTAATCAATTTAGTTTACTGTTTGCAAATGATTTAAAAGTTGTTCTTGGTTCAAAAAAACTAACTTCAAGATTAGAATTATTTTTTAAATCATATAAAAAAGTAAAAGATTACCATTCAACAGAATATTTTGATATGCGTTATAGTGATGGTTTTGCTGTGAAGTATAGGTAG
- the ftsA gene encoding cell division protein FtsA, whose protein sequence is MSFGNNNFCAVDLGSHKVTVAIGQLAENNSIKILGVSQKKSKGIKQGSVINLEMAMETLNAALDEAKSIAGVDVREVTLGISAPSIGGFNSYGLAAVDNGEVSMEDLAMAIKTAKAVPMSADTEMLHVLQRDYIVDGQAGVTEPIGMFAVRLESNVHIIVASSRLLQNVRKCVSNCGYKISSLVVEHLAASSATLTENEKEMGVCLVNLGADSTSFSVFSEGGICYTSSITTGGSSISSDISKVFRLPIEAAESLKLQYGYAASKYLKNPDEKIDIPNSLGNAKKRISLQDLSLVIEARVEEIFEALYRELDQNRLLEVISSGIVFTGGGAKLKGLARLAEDMFKLPVRVGGPIEVSGANEVVHNPSYSTVVGLLKYASENAQEGPEQGVDEDMMELDEDTGKSKKKIMSSVKGWFSNNF, encoded by the coding sequence ATGAGTTTTGGGAATAATAATTTTTGTGCGGTCGATTTAGGTTCTCACAAAGTAACTGTTGCGATTGGTCAGCTTGCAGAAAACAACAGTATAAAAATACTAGGGGTTAGTCAGAAAAAATCTAAAGGTATAAAACAAGGTTCAGTAATTAATCTTGAGATGGCTATGGAAACATTAAATGCAGCATTAGACGAGGCTAAAAGTATAGCAGGAGTTGATGTTAGAGAAGTAACATTAGGCATAAGTGCTCCAAGCATTGGAGGCTTTAACTCATATGGTCTAGCTGCTGTAGATAATGGTGAAGTCAGTATGGAAGATCTCGCTATGGCAATAAAAACTGCAAAAGCTGTACCAATGTCTGCGGATACTGAAATGCTTCATGTGTTACAAAGAGATTATATTGTTGATGGTCAAGCAGGTGTTACAGAACCAATAGGGATGTTTGCTGTAAGGTTGGAATCTAATGTACATATCATAGTAGCATCTTCGCGTTTATTACAGAATGTTAGAAAATGTGTCTCAAATTGTGGCTATAAGATAAGTAGCCTAGTAGTTGAGCATTTAGCAGCAAGTAGTGCAACTCTTACAGAAAATGAAAAAGAGATGGGAGTTTGTTTAGTTAACCTTGGGGCTGACTCTACAAGTTTCTCAGTATTCTCAGAAGGAGGTATCTGTTATACATCGAGTATTACAACAGGTGGTAGCAGTATTTCTTCAGATATATCAAAAGTATTTAGACTTCCTATAGAGGCTGCAGAAAGCTTAAAATTACAATATGGTTATGCTGCAAGTAAGTATCTTAAAAATCCAGATGAGAAAATAGATATTCCAAATTCTTTAGGTAATGCTAAAAAAAGAATATCATTACAGGATCTATCATTAGTCATAGAAGCTAGAGTCGAGGAAATATTTGAGGCTCTATATAGAGAGTTAGATCAAAATCGCTTACTTGAGGTAATATCATCAGGTATAGTGTTCACTGGTGGTGGAGCAAAGCTAAAAGGTCTTGCTAGATTAGCTGAAGATATGTTTAAGTTACCTGTAAGAGTCGGTGGTCCAATAGAGGTTAGTGGAGCTAATGAGGTGGTACATAACCCTTCTTACTCAACAGTCGTTGGATTACTAAAGTATGCTTCAGAAAATGCTCAAGAAGGTCCTGAACAGGGCGTTGATGAAGATATGATGGAACTTGATGAAGATACAGGCAAGTCTAAGAAAAAGATAATGTCATCTGTAAAAGGGTGGTTTTCGAATAATTTTTAA
- the ftsZ gene encoding cell division protein FtsZ, with the protein MFDFNDSMVSSAIIKVVGVGGGGGNAVQHMCEDVTDVEFFALNTDGQALSKSKVQNVLQIGTNLTKGLGAGANPEVGKRAATEDRAKIEQLLEGADMVFITAGMGGGTGTGGAPVVAEVAKEMGILTVAVVTKPFPFEGPRRMKAAEYGIDELTQHVDSIITVPNEKLLSVLGKGASLLDAFNAANDVLGNAVKGVSELITKPGLINVDFADVRAVMTDMGLAMMGMGQATGENRAREAAEAAISSPLLEDINLDGAKGVIVNITAGMDMSIGEFEEVGEVIRSFISDEAIVIAGTVIDPDMSDSMNVTVVVTGIEKVAMKKGFGVEKKPAPSQGSSFSSNKPSTSFARKETEVVGSSDSSKPDLDSADKSDIPSFLRRR; encoded by the coding sequence ATGTTTGATTTTAATGATTCAATGGTATCAAGTGCCATAATTAAAGTTGTCGGTGTTGGTGGTGGTGGCGGTAACGCTGTACAACATATGTGTGAAGATGTCACTGACGTTGAATTTTTTGCCTTAAACACAGATGGTCAAGCATTATCAAAATCAAAAGTTCAAAATGTTCTACAAATTGGTACTAACCTTACTAAAGGTCTAGGCGCTGGTGCAAATCCTGAAGTTGGTAAAAGAGCTGCTACAGAAGATAGAGCCAAAATTGAGCAGTTATTAGAAGGTGCTGATATGGTTTTCATCACTGCTGGTATGGGTGGTGGTACAGGTACTGGTGGTGCTCCCGTTGTTGCAGAAGTTGCAAAAGAAATGGGAATTCTTACAGTTGCTGTAGTTACAAAACCTTTCCCATTTGAAGGCCCTAGAAGAATGAAAGCTGCTGAATATGGTATTGATGAGCTTACTCAGCACGTTGACTCTATAATTACAGTACCTAACGAAAAACTTCTAAGTGTACTTGGCAAAGGTGCATCTCTTTTAGATGCATTTAATGCTGCGAATGATGTATTAGGAAATGCTGTGAAAGGTGTTTCTGAGTTAATTACTAAACCAGGTTTAATCAACGTCGACTTTGCCGATGTTAGAGCTGTAATGACTGATATGGGTCTAGCTATGATGGGTATGGGTCAAGCAACTGGTGAAAATAGAGCGAGAGAAGCTGCAGAAGCTGCTATTTCAAGCCCTCTTTTAGAAGATATCAATTTAGATGGTGCTAAGGGTGTAATCGTAAATATTACAGCTGGTATGGATATGTCTATTGGTGAGTTTGAAGAAGTTGGTGAGGTTATTAGGTCTTTCATTTCTGATGAAGCAATCGTGATAGCTGGAACTGTTATTGATCCAGATATGTCTGATTCTATGAATGTAACAGTTGTTGTTACTGGTATAGAAAAAGTTGCTATGAAAAAAGGCTTTGGTGTAGAGAAGAAACCTGCTCCTAGTCAAGGATCAAGCTTTTCAAGTAATAAACCAAGTACTTCTTTTGCAAGAAAGGAAACTGAGGTTGTAGGATCTAGTGATAGCTCGAAGCCTGATTTGGATTCAGCTGACAAATCAGATATACCAAGTTTTTTAAGAAGAAGATAA
- the lpxC gene encoding UDP-3-O-acyl-N-acetylglucosamine deacetylase, whose protein sequence is MKQKTIANQFSVTGIGLHSGVDVSMTVKPADVNTGIVFRRADLSPAVDIKVTPFNIKEAVMCTLLTKEGDQNLAVSTIEHLMSALAMFEVDNVLVEVNAPELPVMDGSSYEFTQLLKETGVVDQIADRKGIRILKPVRVEHEDKFAEVLPSDTLKYEFKIQWDHPVIAATNDHVLFEYNLDEYIKMVSKARTFGFYEQLAYLHQNNLAKGASLDNAVGISNEGVLNEGGLRYDDEFVRHKLLDAIGDFYVGGYILGHFNCFKSGHTLNNKLLHAIFADKSAWEYI, encoded by the coding sequence ATGAAGCAAAAAACAATAGCAAATCAGTTTTCTGTAACAGGTATAGGTCTACACTCTGGTGTAGATGTATCCATGACGGTTAAACCTGCTGATGTTAATACAGGAATAGTATTTCGTAGAGCAGATTTAAGCCCGGCTGTTGATATTAAAGTCACTCCTTTTAATATTAAAGAGGCTGTTATGTGCACTCTTTTGACAAAAGAAGGAGATCAAAACTTAGCTGTATCTACAATAGAGCATTTGATGTCAGCACTTGCTATGTTTGAAGTGGATAATGTCCTTGTAGAAGTTAATGCTCCTGAGCTTCCTGTAATGGATGGTAGTTCTTATGAATTTACGCAACTTTTGAAAGAAACTGGAGTGGTAGATCAAATTGCTGATAGAAAAGGAATTAGAATCTTAAAGCCTGTAAGAGTTGAGCATGAAGATAAGTTCGCTGAAGTTTTGCCAAGTGATACTCTTAAATATGAGTTTAAAATACAGTGGGATCACCCAGTAATTGCCGCGACTAATGATCATGTTTTATTTGAGTATAATCTTGATGAATATATTAAAATGGTATCAAAAGCTAGAACATTTGGTTTCTATGAGCAGCTTGCATATTTGCATCAAAATAACCTTGCAAAAGGAGCGTCTTTAGATAATGCTGTAGGTATTAGTAATGAGGGCGTTCTTAATGAGGGTGGTTTACGTTATGATGATGAATTTGTTAGACATAAACTTTTAGATGCTATTGGTGACTTCTATGTTGGTGGTTATATTTTAGGTCATTTTAATTGCTTTAAGTCTGGCCATACTCTTAATAATAAACTTCTACACGCAATCTTTGCTGATAAAAGTGCGTGGGAGTATATTTAA
- the dnaX gene encoding DNA polymerase III subunit gamma/tau produces the protein MSYQALARKYRPQSFAEVAGQQHALNSLVHALKAQKVHHAYLFTGTRGVGKTTLGRLLAKCLNCKTGVTAEPCNECENCIAINNNSFIDLIEIDAASRTGVEETKEILDNIQYMPSQGRYKVYLIDEVHMLSKQSFNALLKTLEEPPEYVKFILATTDYHKIPVTILSRCIQLHLKHISQADIKDQLKMVLSKENVEADEQSLDYIAYHAKGSLRDALSLLDQAISFCGGKLEQSQIKQMLGIVDSEEIYTLINAIINDTPDKILPAVKNLTLSEDNAEAVLDRIAEIWFSCCLYGITQSLDSTNQISVDLINNILEKIDIEQAHLLYQLTISAKRDLSLAPSFETGLAMAILRLIAFKKKSLNNNNNFSQSDTNDIVKPKNKDLSDLKKQFSKSTTAPKLVKTNETNIPQDKEKQQIQEQDSELDKHWFNTLNKIKLKGFTKTLAFNSHLIKNDGDIYEIQLNDDAKKILELDPQSITKLQSAICEFLNNPSFRLDIKNLPSHISSSSNKSPAEIKRENAVQKIYNDKSVKLIKESLELNIKDENIVLTD, from the coding sequence ATGTCATATCAAGCATTAGCAAGAAAATATAGACCACAATCATTTGCAGAAGTTGCTGGTCAACAACATGCTCTAAATAGTTTAGTTCATGCATTAAAAGCACAGAAAGTCCACCATGCTTATCTCTTTACTGGTACGCGAGGGGTTGGTAAAACAACTTTAGGTAGGCTACTAGCAAAATGTCTAAACTGTAAAACAGGTGTAACTGCAGAGCCATGTAATGAATGTGAAAACTGTATTGCTATAAATAATAACAGTTTTATTGATCTAATAGAGATTGATGCTGCATCGCGCACAGGTGTCGAAGAGACAAAAGAGATTCTTGATAACATCCAATATATGCCATCTCAAGGTCGCTATAAAGTTTACCTAATAGATGAAGTTCATATGCTGTCCAAACAGAGCTTTAACGCATTGCTAAAAACTCTTGAAGAGCCTCCAGAATATGTAAAATTTATCTTAGCTACTACAGACTATCACAAAATCCCTGTTACTATACTTTCTAGATGTATACAGCTGCACCTAAAGCATATATCTCAAGCAGATATTAAAGATCAATTAAAGATGGTTCTTTCTAAAGAGAATGTTGAAGCTGATGAACAATCTCTTGATTATATAGCATATCACGCCAAAGGAAGCCTTAGAGATGCATTAAGTTTACTTGATCAAGCAATTAGCTTTTGTGGTGGTAAGTTAGAACAATCACAAATCAAACAAATGCTAGGTATAGTAGATAGTGAAGAAATTTATACACTAATAAATGCTATTATAAATGATACTCCGGATAAGATATTGCCCGCGGTTAAAAATCTAACTCTATCTGAAGATAACGCTGAAGCTGTGCTTGATCGAATAGCGGAAATTTGGTTTAGCTGCTGTCTATATGGTATAACTCAAAGTTTAGACTCTACAAATCAAATTAGTGTAGATTTGATAAATAATATTCTTGAGAAAATAGATATTGAACAAGCCCACTTACTTTATCAGCTTACTATTTCAGCAAAAAGAGACCTTTCATTAGCGCCAAGCTTTGAAACTGGACTAGCAATGGCTATTCTTAGGCTTATAGCTTTCAAAAAAAAAAGCTTAAATAATAACAATAATTTTTCTCAATCCGATACTAACGACATTGTTAAACCTAAGAATAAAGATCTATCAGATCTTAAAAAACAATTCAGCAAATCTACTACAGCCCCTAAGCTAGTTAAAACTAATGAGACAAATATTCCACAAGATAAAGAAAAGCAGCAAATACAAGAACAAGATAGCGAACTTGATAAACACTGGTTTAACACCCTTAATAAGATAAAGCTTAAAGGCTTTACAAAAACACTAGCATTTAATAGCCACCTGATTAAGAATGACGGAGACATTTATGAAATCCAACTAAATGATGATGCTAAAAAAATTCTAGAGCTTGACCCACAAAGTATTACAAAGTTACAATCAGCTATTTGTGAATTTTTAAATAACCCAAGCTTTAGACTTGATATTAAAAATTTACCATCTCATATATCAAGTAGTTCAAACAAATCTCCTGCAGAAATAAAACGCGAGAATGCCGTACAAAAAATATACAATGACAAAAGTGTAAAATTAATAAAAGAAAGTTTAGAGTTAAATATTAAAGATGAGAATATAGTTCTGACAGACTGA
- the prfB gene encoding peptide chain release factor 2 (programmed frameshift) → MESINYRVLLKNLTARIESLRDYLDYDVRKEKLTEVLMELEDGSIWDNPEYAQNLGRQKVELENVVHNCEHISETLETLSELLELAEEDESLMQEIAKDTQDVTAEIEKLEFRRMFSGEMDANNAYLDIQSGSGGTEAQDWAEMLMRMYMRWADSHGFKVTVDDVSDGDVAGIKGCTLKIEGEYAYGWLRTETGIHRLVRKSPFDSNSKRHTSFASVFISPEVDDNIDIEVNPADLRVDTYRASGAGGQHVNKTDSAVRITHIPTNIVVQSQSDRSQHKNRDSAMKQLKSKLYEMELQKRNAEKNALEDSKSDIGWGSQIRSYVLDQSRIKDLRTGVENTNTQAVLDGDLDKFIEASLKSGL, encoded by the exons ATGGAATCTATAAACTATAGAGTTTTATTGAAAAATCTAACGGCCCGTATTGAATCTTTACGGGACTATCTT GACTATGATGTTAGAAAAGAAAAATTAACAGAGGTTCTTATGGAGCTAGAAGATGGCTCTATTTGGGACAATCCTGAGTATGCACAAAACTTAGGTAGACAAAAGGTCGAACTTGAAAATGTTGTACATAATTGTGAGCATATTTCAGAAACATTGGAAACTTTATCAGAGCTTTTAGAACTCGCTGAAGAAGATGAGTCTCTTATGCAAGAAATTGCTAAAGATACTCAAGATGTAACTGCTGAAATAGAAAAACTTGAGTTTCGTCGCATGTTTTCAGGGGAGATGGATGCAAATAATGCTTATCTTGATATTCAGTCAGGCTCAGGTGGTACAGAAGCTCAGGATTGGGCAGAAATGCTAATGCGTATGTATATGCGCTGGGCAGATAGTCATGGTTTTAAGGTGACTGTTGATGATGTATCAGATGGAGATGTTGCAGGTATAAAGGGATGTACTTTAAAAATTGAAGGTGAGTACGCTTATGGTTGGTTGAGAACAGAAACAGGTATTCATAGGCTAGTTAGAAAGTCACCATTTGATTCAAATAGTAAGCGTCATACATCATTTGCATCTGTTTTTATATCTCCAGAGGTTGATGATAATATTGATATAGAAGTTAATCCTGCTGATTTAAGAGTTGATACTTATAGAGCATCAGGGGCAGGTGGTCAGCATGTCAATAAAACTGATTCGGCTGTGAGAATAACGCATATTCCAACAAATATAGTTGTTCAAAGTCAAAGTGACAGATCTCAGCATAAAAATAGAGATAGCGCGATGAAGCAGCTCAAGTCTAAATTATATGAGATGGAGTTGCAAAAGCGCAATGCCGAGAAAAATGCTCTTGAAGATTCAAAATCTGATATTGGTTGGGGAAGTCAAATTCGCTCGTATGTTCTTGATCAATCACGTATTAAAGATTTACGAACAGGAGTTGAAAATACTAATACTCAAGCGGTATTAGATGGTGATTTAGATAAGTTTATTGAGGCAAGCTTAAAAAGTGGGTTATAA
- a CDS encoding GIY-YIG nuclease family protein, which produces MYYTYIMTNKFYGTLYIGVTSNLVKRVFEHKNGLVDGFTKKYSIKYLVYFESFEDVRAAVHREKRLKAWLRKWKIDLINSVNSQWHDLYEEIIR; this is translated from the coding sequence ATGTATTATACATATATAATGACTAATAAGTTTTATGGTACATTATATATTGGTGTTACATCAAACCTTGTGAAAAGAGTTTTTGAACATAAAAATGGGCTTGTAGATGGGTTTACTAAGAAATATTCTATAAAATATTTAGTTTACTTTGAATCATTTGAAGATGTTCGAGCAGCAGTACATAGAGAGAAAAGATTAAAAGCTTGGCTAAGAAAGTGGAAAATTGATTTAATCAATTCTGTAAATTCACAATGGCATGACTTATATGAAGAGATTATAAGATAG